TCAGGCGGTATGCGTCAACGGGTGATGATCGCCATCGGAATCGCGTGCGAGCCGTCGCTGCTGATCGCCGACGAGCCGACCACGGCGCTGGACGTCACAATTCAGGCGCAAATTCTGGAGCTGCTGGCCGATCTGCAGCAGCGGCTGGGGCTGTCGATTGTCCTTATCACCCATGATCTGGGCATTGTGGCCGGTCTCTGCCACCGGGTGGCTGTCATGTATGCCGGGCGCATCATCGAGACCGGTGACGCCGATGCCGTGTTCGAACAACCGGCGCACCCCTATACACAAGGACTGCTCCGTTCCACCCCTCGGCTCGACGGCGTCGACGAGCGCCTGATCTCGATCGAGGGAACGCCGCCGAACCTGATGACGCCGATCGTCGGCTGCCCGTTTCTGGCCCGCTGTCCGATCGGCGACGATCGCTGCCGCGCCGCGCCGCCGCTGGTGACGACTCCGGGCGGCACGGCCGCCTGCTGGAAGGCGGGAACACCCGCGTGGGATGACCGGACACCGGCACTGGCGGAGGCCCCAGGGTCATGATGATCGAAAAGCGGTTGCCGACGAACGATGATACCGCAAATCCCGTTCCGACTCTGAGTGTTCGCGATCTGAGCGTGCAGTATCAGGTCAAGGGGCAGGGGTTCTGGAGTCCACGCAAGGCAGTTACGGCCGTGGAAAACATCTCGTTCGACGTCATGCCCGGCGAGACCTTGGGGCTGGTCGGCGAGTCCGGCTCGGGCAAAACGACCGTCGGCCGCGCCATCCTGCGCCGGGTCGAAGCGGCGACCGGGCGTATCCTGTTCAAGGGTGCCGATATCACCAACATGCGGGGGGAGCCGCTGCGGCGGCTTCGCGCCGGGATGCAGGTGGTGCTTCAGGACCCCTATGCCAGCCTGAACCCCCGGATGCGCGTGCTCGACATCGTCGCCGAGCCGTTGCTCGTCCACGGCATGGCCGGTTCGCTGGGCGAGGCCAGGGACCAGGTCATGGAACTGCTGGAGATGGTCGGGTTGCCGCGCGACGCGTACCGGCGCTATCCGCATTCGTTCTCCGGCGGTCAGCGGCAACGGGTCGGCATCGCCCGGGCGCTGGCGCTGAGACCCGATCTGATCGTGGCGGACGAGCCGGTCTCGGCGCTTGATGTCTCGGTGCGCGCCCAGGTCGTCAACCTGATGCAGGACCTGCAAAAGCAGCTTGGCCTCAGCTACCTGTTCATCGCCCACGACCTGTCGATCGTCCGCCACATTTCGCACCGCGTCGCGATCCTGTATGCCGGCCATATGATGGAACTGGCCGATCGGGATTCGATCTATAGCCGGCCCCGGCATCCCTATACCGAAGCCCTGCTGTCAGCGGTTCCG
This Fodinicurvata sp. EGI_FJ10296 DNA region includes the following protein-coding sequences:
- a CDS encoding ABC transporter ATP-binding protein, with protein sequence MMIEKRLPTNDDTANPVPTLSVRDLSVQYQVKGQGFWSPRKAVTAVENISFDVMPGETLGLVGESGSGKTTVGRAILRRVEAATGRILFKGADITNMRGEPLRRLRAGMQVVLQDPYASLNPRMRVLDIVAEPLLVHGMAGSLGEARDQVMELLEMVGLPRDAYRRYPHSFSGGQRQRVGIARALALRPDLIVADEPVSALDVSVRAQVVNLMQDLQKQLGLSYLFIAHDLSIVRHISHRVAILYAGHMMELADRDSIYSRPRHPYTEALLSAVPIANPALQRQRKRIVYQGEVPDISAPPVGCRFQTRCPLVSDRCRKEVPPLAEKAPGHFSACWNRD
- a CDS encoding ABC transporter ATP-binding protein, with protein sequence MTADSMETMLEVERLRVEFATRAGVVHGLSDVSLTVGRGETLGIVGESGSGKSVTAQAVMGLISAPGRIVGGDIRWRGRSLLGPAGERYGRSIRGREIAVVFQDPMTSLNPLMTIGAQIAEVVRYHLGHSRAQARNRAAELLGAVGIAVPRKTLDQYPHELSGGMRQRVMIAIGIACEPSLLIADEPTTALDVTIQAQILELLADLQQRLGLSIVLITHDLGIVAGLCHRVAVMYAGRIIETGDADAVFEQPAHPYTQGLLRSTPRLDGVDERLISIEGTPPNLMTPIVGCPFLARCPIGDDRCRAAPPLVTTPGGTAACWKAGTPAWDDRTPALAEAPGS